In Penaeus monodon isolate SGIC_2016 chromosome 26, NSTDA_Pmon_1, whole genome shotgun sequence, the following are encoded in one genomic region:
- the LOC119589950 gene encoding calcium and integrin-binding family member 3-like, with protein MFRQLSECHLPPVVERECAASLTVPYAALDTLTELKENPFRRRVCEVFSTNASASLTFDQFLEMFSVFSEHAPRDIKAIYAFRIYDFDGDGFLGESDLLHAVKHLSHDLLTPDEYNTIVAKVLEEADVDCDGRLSQSEFIHVILKCPDFVPNFHIRI; from the exons ATGTTCCGGCAGCTGAGTGAGTGCCATCTACCCCCTGTAGTGGAGCGCGAGTGTGCCGCCTCTCTCACTGTGCCTTATGCTGCTCTCGACACTTTAACGGAACTCAAG GAGAACCCCTTTCGACGGCGAGTGTGCGAAGTATTCAGCACCAACGCATCGGCTTCCCTCACGTTCGACCAGTTCCTAGAGATGTTCTCGGTGTTCAGCGAGCATGCGCCTAGGGACATCAAGGCGATATATGCCTTCAGGATATATG ATTTCGACGGCGATGGATTCCTCGGCGAGTCGGACCTTCTGCACGCTGTGAAGCACCTCTCCCATGACCTGCTTACGCCTGACGAATATAACACTATTGTTGCTAAG GTCTTGGAGGAAGCAGACGTGGACTGCGACGGACGCCTCTCTCAGTCGGAGTTCATCCACGTGATCCTGAAGTGTCCTGATTTCGTGCCTAATTTCCATATCAGGATCTGA
- the LOC119589597 gene encoding calcium and integrin-binding family member 3-like, translating to MGNKVVAFTEEQLDEYQACTFLSRKDILRAQRMFRQLSECHLPPVVERECAASLTVPYAALDTLTELKENPFRRRVCEVFSTNASASLTFDQFLEMFSVFSEHAPRDIKAIYAFRIYDFDGDGFLGESDLLHAVKHLSHDLLTPDEYNTIVAKVQTRPPGGSRPWTAGGPPLPIGFIPVILKMSPIFVPNFPYQYIGLILSGTFNNYCLNTILERPRHYLMDKAGTERLIGQCDIKVKVIEKNLADRMVIGIRRRGNTETINNSVIFVMRSSPWRGASQRARGSDSRGNPSPGGTESTG from the exons AGCGCAGCGCATGTTCCGGCAGCTGAGTGAGTGCCATCTACCCCCTGTAGTGGAGCGCGAGTGTGCCGCCTCTCTCACTGTGCCTTATGCTGCTCTCGACACTTTAACGGAACTCAAG GAGAACCCCTTTCGACGGCGAGTGTGCGAAGTATTCAGCACCAACGCATCGGCTTCCCTCACGTTCGACCAGTTCCTAGAGATGTTCTCGGTGTTCAGCGAGCATGCGCCTAGGGACATCAAGGCGATATATGCCTTCAGGATATATG ATTTCGACGGCGATGGATTCCTCGGCGAGTCGGACCTTCTGCACGCTGTGAAGCACCTCTCCCATGACCTGCTTACGCCTGACGAATATAACACTATTGTTGCTAAGGTACAGACAA ggcccccggggggaagcAGACCCTGGACTGCGGGCGGACCCCCTCTCCCCATCGGATTCATCCCCGTGATCCTGAAAATGTCCCCGATTTTTGTGCCCAATTTTCCCTATCAG TATATTGGCTTGATACTTTCTGGCACTTTTAACAACTA TTGCCTCAATACCATTCTGGAAAGACCGaggcattaccttatggacaaagct ggAACTGAAAGGTTGATTGGTCAATgtgatataaaagtaaaagttatTGAGAAAAaccttgctgacaggatggtgataggaatacGGAGGAGAGGCAACACAGAAACAa TCAACAATAGTGTTATATTCGTCATGCGTAGCAGTCCATGGAGAGGTGCTTCACAGCGTGCCAGAGGGTCCGACTCGCGAGGGAATCCATCGCCCGGGGGGACAGAATCTACGGGTTAA